The window CTCAAGTTATAAAGGATACAGTTTTAGGGAAACCAAAATTCGTAAAAGAATACGTAATTTTTCTAAATAATTCCGGCCCATTTACCTTTATGAATGGTGATGATGAATATGGACATGCTGTAATCATGACTCCCAAAAACCTAAGAAGCAGAATGTGGGAAACATGGTTTGAAACAGATTTTTGCCGATATATAAATAATGAAACTTACTATGACAAACACCGGAATATCACAAAAGAAACGTGGTATTACAAATCAGGAGAAATTGTTGATAATTATGATTATACATTTGATAGTCTTAATAGGTTAATTGAAGAAAAAAGGAAAAACAAATACTCCGAAATCTCTTATCGTTATTTTTACAATGGAAATAATAAAGCCGTAAAATTTAAAGAAGCCTACTACAAAACTAAGGATAAGCCTATGGAAAAGTACATAAGCAATCTTGAAAGTTTCAAACCTCTGTATATAACTAAATTTGACACTCTAACAAGAACAGATAGTATTTTTACAATAACAAATGATATTTGGAAAAAGGTAGGTGAGCGTTCTTATACTGAGGTTAAAGATTCTATTTATCATAAGAAACTAAATCGTATAAAAATTTATGATAATCAATATAGGGTAATTGAAGAAAAATCTTTCGACCATAAACTTGATTATGAAAACAAAAAAATATTTTTAAGCAAGCATATGAAATACGAATATGATAACTCTGGAAATCTAATACAGAGAGCTGAAATTAAAGACGGAAAGTACCATTATTATACTATACTTGGAAACGGTAAAATAATCCCAGAAGAAAAAGATGGTGATTATGGCAGAACTTCATATACTGTTTATACTTATACTAAAGATCAAAAGTTAGAAAAGGAAACCATATATCATAATGATAAAGTTTGGTTTGAAATAAGATATGAATATAACAATAATTATATAACAACACTTCACTATTTGGATAAGTTCGGAGAAGAAGACAAGCAAAAAGAACCTGTAACAGTTACATTCAAATACACTTTTGATAAGCATAAAAACTGGACAGATATTATCAAAAGTGTAAATGGAAAAGAAAAATATAAATGGAAAAGAAAAATTGAATATTACTAAAACTACCCCTCAGAAATTCTGAGGGGATTTTTTAATACGTATCAAAAATATGTTTCAAAATCGCCTTATCTTGTTCCGTTAAAGCCACTTTTCTTCTTGCCATGGCTCTTTCTGCCACTTCATATACTTTATCCAGTTTGAATCTCTCATCATCTTTCAGTCCTCCCCACGAGAAGTTTTCCACAAGATTAGGCGGAAAGCCTGGTTTGAATATATTGGAAGCGACCCCAATGACCGTCCCGGTGTTCAATTGGGTATTGATCGCTGTTTTGGAATGATCCCCCACAATCATTCCGGCAAACTGTAAGCCTGTGTCTTCAAATGCTTTTGTTCTGTAGCTCCAGAATTTTACGTTGCCATAATTATTTTTCATGTTTGAAGAATTGGTATCCGCTCCGAAATTACACCACTCCCCAATGACAGAGTTTCCTACAAAACCTTCGTGTCCTTTACTGGAGTATCCGAATATAATAATATTATTCACTTCTCCACCTACTTTACAGTGAGGGCCAATGGTGGTAGCCCCATAAATTTTAGCCCCAAGATTAAATTTGGAATCATCACAAAGAGCAATGGGCCCGCGAAGGTGGCAGCCTTCCATGACCTCAGTATTTTTACCGATGTAAATCTTACCCGTTTTTGTATTGATTGTGGAGAATTCAACATAAGCTCCTTCTTCGATGAACAGATCTTTCTTATCTCCTAAGAATCCGTTTGTGGAAGACAATTCCTGTGAGGTTCTTCCTTTAGTAAGCAAATCAAAATCGAAATCAATCGCATGATGGTTATAAGAAAACAGGTCTTTTGGCCTTTTGAAGAAAACAAGATCTTCCTTGATATCCGTCATCTTTTCAATCTGGTTCAGAGAAAAACCTTTCATATTGATTTTAGCGGCAATCAATTCGTCTTCATAAACAAGAGCCTCTCCCAGTTTAAGATCTTTAATCTGTTGGATTACCGTTTCTGTGGGAAGGAAGTTCGGAACAAGAAAAAGGCTTTCTTTTTCCTCAGGACTTTTAAATTTATCCTGAAGATACATTTCTGTGAAGTATGAGACCTCAGTGTTATCCAGAATTTTCTGCCATCTTTCGGAGAATGTAAGAATTCCGCATCGCATAGCAGCAATGGGACGGGTAAAGGTAAGTGGAAGAAAGTCTTCCCAATATTGTGCGTCTGAAAATACTAATTGCATCATTCAGTTTTTTTTGATTTAAAGTTTAAAATTCAAGGTTAACAAATTTACAATAAAAAAAGTCTTCCAAAAAATTGGAAGACTTCTATATTTTTAAGGATACAAAAATTACTTAGCGAATTTTTTGTATTTGTTCATGAACTTATCAACTCTACCTGCAGTGTCAACTAGTTTTACTTTACCAGTGTAGAAAGGGTGAGAAGTTGAAGAGATTTCCATTTTGATCAGAGGATACTCTTGTCCTTCATACTCGATAGTGTCTTTTGTTTCTGCAGTAGACTTGCAAAGAAACACCTCGTCGTTACTCATATCTTTGAAAACAACAAGTCTATAATTTTCTGGGTGGATTCCGTTTTTCATAATACTATTTTTAAAAAAATTAAGTTTGCTTTCGAAATAGTAATGGATATTTCTCTGCTAAATTTTAGGTTGCAAAAATACAACATTTTTTTAAATTTCCAAATACTGAATTCAATATTTTTTTATAGATAAGAAATTCAAAGTATTTTCGTTAAATTTGGAACTTACTTAAACTTTAATTTCAATGAAATTCAAATTATTACTGGCTTTTTCCTTCTGGATGTTACTTGTAGCAGTATCATGTAATAAGGATGATATAGCGTTTGACAGCCCTACGCAGCAACTCAGGTTCTCAAGTGACACGGTTTTCTGCGATACGGTATATCACCAGGTACGTTCAGAAACTTATGTTGTAAAGGTATATAATAATGAAGATAAAGATATCCTGATCCCGAGAGTAAATCTTGAGAAGGGTGCAGCATCCTTATATAGAATCAATGTAGATGGAAAACCGGGTTATGATTTTCAGAATGTTCCTTTAAGAAAGAAAGACAGTCTTTATATATTTGTTGAAATTGCTCCTGAAGCTACCGGGCCTGAAGCCATTGCCGAAGATAAGGTTCTTTTCAGCAGCCCCGGCGGACAGCAGCATGTCACATTATTTTCTGTGGTACAGGACGCTGAATTCTTTATCCAGACCCCTGGCAATCCCAATATCATTACCAGCTCCACAACATGGAATAACAATAAGGCCAAGATCATCTATGGAAATCTTACCATTAATCCTAATATAACGCTTGATATCAACGCAGGCACCAAGGTATATTTTCACAAAAACAGCGGAATGAAAGTTTCTTCGGGAGCGGTTTTAAATATTAATGGAACCCAGACTGATCAGGTAATTCTCCGTGGTGACAGAAATGATCCTCGTTATGATACGATTCCAAAAAACTGGAATTCCATCAGAATGGAGGCCAATTCTACACTGAAAATGAATCATGCCCGATTATTCGGAGGAACAAGAGGTCTTGATATGAGGCAAACCAATGCTACCATCACCAATTCTTTCATCCATACTTTCTTTGAATACGGGATTTATGCGGTAGGTTCTACCGTGAATGCCAATAACCTTGTCATGAACAATTGCGGTTCATCATGTATCGGAATTTTCCTTGGTGGAAAACACAGCTATACGCACGCTACAATCGCAAATTACTCCAAGAGCATGAGTTCTTTCGACAGAGCGGGAATTTTTGCAGCCAATGAATGGAAAAATGATGCCGGGCAAACCCAACAGGGAGCTTTACAGCTGCTTGATATCAAAAACAGTATTGTTTATTCCGACAGGGATGATGCTGTTCATTTTGAGCAGACCCCTGGGCAGCAGTTTGAATTCTTACTTCAAAATTCATTAATCAAATATACCAGTGCAACGGGAGCAGGCTTCACTTTCGACAACAATCCTCGTGTGGTACAAACCACTAAGAATACCGATCCTCAGTTTGTCAATTATTTCATGGCTAAAATGAACTTAAGAGTAAAACCTGGTTCACCCGCCCTTGGAAAAGGAAACACAGCAGTAGCAGCAACAGTTCCGTCTGATATTGTAGGGGTATCCAGAACGACTAATCCAACTTTAGGAGCTTATCAATAATGGAGATTACACAGTTACAACAGCAGGTAGATGAATGGATCAAGACCATTGGGGTAAGATACTTTAATGAACTTACCAATATGGCGATGCTGACAGAGGAAGTAGGCGAAGTAGCAAGAATTATTGCCAGAAGATATGGTGAGCAAAGCGAAAAGGAAAGTGATAAGACGAAAGACCTTGGTGAAGAACTGGCGGATGTGCTTTTTGTAACGTTATGCCTGGCCAATCAGACCGGAGTGAATCTGCAGGATGCTTTCGACAGAAAAATGAAAATCAAAACTGACCGCGATAAGGACCGGCATCAGAATAACGAAAAATTAAAATAATCATAAATGATGGGTTAATGAATTACAAATGAATTTTTAACCCATCATTTGTAAGATAATGAAGATCATAATGAAGCTAGAAAAATCAAAATTAGTAAGCGATAAAACAGTACAGATCAGCGGTTCGAAAAGTATTTCGAATCGTTTATTGATTCTGGAAAGCCTGTTTAGCAATATAAAAATCGGAAATCTATCCAATTCTCAGGATACTCAGCTCCTGAAAAAAGCATTATCTGAAGATACAGAGGTCGTAGATATTCATCACGCGGGAACGGCCATGCGTTTTCTGACCTCTTATTATTCTATTCAGGAAGGAAAGACAACCGTTCTTACCGGCTCCGGAAGAATGAAAGAAAGACCTATCAAAAATCTGGTAACGGCTTTGAGAGATCTCGGTGTAGACATTGAATATATGGAGAACGAGGGATTTCCTCCTTTAAAAATTACCGGAAGAAAGATCACCCAGACTTTGGTGAATGTTCCGGCCAGTATTTCAAGCCAGTTTATCACATCTCTTCTCCTTATTGCAGGAAAACTTGAAAACGGATTGGTGATTAACCTTGTAGGTGATGTTACTTCAAGATCCTATATTGAAATGACCCTGGATATCCTGACCAGATTCGGCATCCAAAGCAGCTTTGAAGGAAATTCAATTAAAGTAGAACCTTTCGCTGCCGGGAATAATACTGACCCAATCCATTATGAAGTGGAAAGCGACTGGAGTTCGGCTTCTTACTTCTACTCTATCTGTGCTTTGGGAAGAAAACCCATTCATCTGAAGAGCTTTTACAAAGCCTCTACGCAGGGAGACTCTGCCATTGCCGATATCTACGAAAAGTTTTTTGGAATCAAAACTATATTTTCTGAAAATGAGCATAAACTCACCCTGGAACCTCAACCTGGTTTTTCTTTCCCGGAAAAAATCGTACTGGATATGAACAACTGTCCGGATATTGCACAAACCCTTTGCGTAACTGCTGCGGCGTTGAAAATTCCTTTTGATATTTCCGGATTGGGAACCTTACGAGTAAAGGAAACCGACAGACTTCTTGCTTTATATAATGAGCTTAAAAAACTCGGTACCGAAACTGAGATTACAGATTTAACCATTCAATCCATCAGTTTTGGAGAGCCACAAGATGATATTTCGATCAAAACCTACCAGGATCACAGAATGGCGATGAGCTTTGCTCCGTTCTGCCTGATAAAAGAGCTGAATATTGAGGATGAAGATGTGGTGGAAAAATCTTATCCGGTATTCTGGAAAGATCTTGAAAGCATACTGACTCATTAATGTTAGCCAAAAATGTGGTAATTTGAAATTGATTTTTTATTTCGGATGACCACATTTTAATTTTACATCATAACCATGAAATATTGTCTTTCCTTTTTGCTTGTTTTATCTGTAATAAGCTTATCTGCCCAGAATCTGAAACGTTTTTCGGTTCCGAAGGGATATACCCGGATTGCAGAAGCCAAAGGTGATCTTGATAATGATGGAAAAGATGAAATTATCCTGATATTTAATACGAATATAAAAGCATCAGAAATACAAAACCCGGAAGGGATAAGTGACTATAAAAGGGTTTTATATATTCTTAAAAAGGGAAACAACGGTCTGAAAGTTTGGAAAGAAAATTCTGCCATCGTTTTTTCCAGCGGATTCGGATTTTATCCTTCAGGGAATGCTCTTACAATCAATGTTAAAAATAACAGCCTTATTATTGAACAGCTTTTTTTTACCAATTCGAGGCATACCCAGCAATATCAACATACCTTCAGGTTTCAGAACGGAGATTTTTATCTGATAGGTTTATATGATCATTTTGAAGATACCTGTGATTTCAGTTTTACGAATGAAATCAATTTTTCTACAGGAAAGATTATTGTTGACAGAGAATATTCATCCTGTGATGATGAAACTAAAGTACCCGAAAATTTACACAAAGAATTTACCCATCAATTCCCGGCTCTTATTAAAATGAATGATTTCTTTATCGGAGAGCACAAGCTCAGACTTCCCGGTTTGAAGGAAGATTTTGTGTTTTAAGATGAAAATCTTTCTCTTAATTTAAAAACGCATAGTAAAAACAATACTACTGCAGTAGTAAAGTGAGCAAAGAAGCCTACACATATCGTTGATGAAGCTTGATTTATACATCCTCTTAGAAAAAATCAATTTCATTGATTTCATCTTTGCTTCCTCCATATCTCCGAAACTAAAAATAAACTTTGTGTCAAGAAAATCAAACTTCCATCATCCATCCTCCAGCTTCCTGACTTTATACCAACTTAATTATCTCTTAAAGTTAAATTAACTCCTTATACTTTGACCTATTCTTATTTTTAAGCTTCTTTAAAAATAAAAAAACTATGTTCAAACAAAGCATGAAACGTATGACAACAATCACGCTTGGAGTGGTTACGGCATCCATTTTTTTTTCCTGTTCCAATGACAGCCTTATGGAAAGAGATTCTAATGAAAACAATGGAGCTTCTTTAGCAAAAGTAAACAGCAGAACTTTACTTGCACCTATTGAAATGAATAGCTGGATGTCCGGTCTTCAGGACAATATTTCCCTTTCAAAAATCTCAATTCCCGGTACTCATGATTCCGGAGCACGTGTAGATGCCCCTGTTGTATCAGGTACAGCCAAAACCCAAGACCTCAGCATTGCAGAACAGCTGAATGCAGGCGTACGATTTCTGGATATCCGTTGCAGACATATTGACAATGCTTTCACGATTCATCACGGAGCGATTTACCAAAATCTGAATTTTGATGATGTCCTGAATGCGTGTTATACATTTCTTAACAGTCATCCATCTGAAACAATCATTATGTCTGTAAAAGAAGAATATGATGCATCCAACACAACCAGAAGCTTTGAACAGACTTTTGATTCTTATGTACAGAAAAATCCTTCTAAATGGGATCTTGGCTCAAATATTCCAACGTTGGGAGCGGTAAGAGGTAAAATCAAATTATTAAGAAGATTTTCTTCTGGCGCAACGAAGGGAATCAATGCTTCGCCATGGGCAGATAATACTACTTTTGACATCAACAACTCCGGGGTACAGCTAAAAGTACAGGATTACTATAAGGTGACCAACAATGATGATAAGTGGAATGGAATTTCCAGCCTTCTTAATGAAGCCAAAAATGATTCGAATGGTAAACTATTCGTCAATTTCACGAGCGGTTATAAGCCGGGGATTTTCGGGATCCCAAGTATTCCTACGGTATCAAATAGTATTAATCCAAGACTTAAAACCTTCTTCCAAACCAATACTCACGGATCATTTGGAATAATGCCGATTGACTTTGTGAACGCTGAATTATCTGAATTGATTGTTAAAACAAATTTCTGATTTATTATTTGTTAGATTTACTCAAAGGCTGTCTTTCTTGCTAAGGCAGCCTTTTTGAATTGTATTCCGCTTCTATCTGCCACAGGTTACATAGATGAATTAAGTAATAAGCTTAATTGTTAGGAACTTTGAATTAATAAAAAGACTGTTTCAAATGAAACAGTCCATCTTTGTAAAAGTAAAAGTATCAATCAAAAGCTATTTCTGAATCCCGTAGGCAGCTAGTATTTTATTGAAAATCTCCGTATTTTCGAACAATCCCGTGAACTCTTTTGAATTCGGTCCGTACGCAAAAACACTGGATGGAATGGAGGTATGATCATTCGTACTGAAATTTCCAAATACCCAACCTTCTTTTAAACTTCCGTCCAATAGAGTCAACCCTCCTGTTTCATGGTCTCCTACCACTATCACTAGGGTTTCTTTATTTTCATCAGCAAATTTCATGGCTTTTCCTACCACGTGGTCAAAATCCAGCAGCTCTGTTACCAACTGCTCAATATTATTGCTGTGGCCTCCGCCATCAGTCTGGGAAGCTTCAATCATCATGAAGAATCCCTTTTTATTATTCTTTAAATCATTTAAAGTAAGATCAAAGGCATCTGCCAGCCAGTTTCCTCTTCCATTCGTTATTCTTTGTGAAGCCATAGGATCAATAACTACTGTACGATTATTTATTTTCATTACTGATTTTAAATCCTGGTAGAGATCTATTTTAGCTTCTTTGAATTTCTGAATATTCTCCTGAGATAATCCGCTTGTAGGGCCGCCGATCAATATTTTAGTTTTTGAAGCAGCAAAATCTTTCAGAATAGGTTCTGAGCTGTTTCTGTTATCCGAATGGGCATAGAAGTCTGCCGGAGTGGCATCGGTAACATCTCCTGTGGAAATCAGACCGGAAGTCATTCCTTTTTCTGCAATAATATCAGGAATTTGTGCCAGTGCTTTTCCCATATTGTCAACGCCTACAAAAGTATTTTTGGTCTTTACACCTGTTGCAAAAGCTGTGGATCCCGGTGCGGAGTCTGTAATATAAGCGTTGGAAGAATTGGTTTTGGAAAGCCCTGTGAATTTCATGTTGAAAACATTGAGTTTTCCTTTATTCGCTGTAAAGGCAGCATAGTATTGTGGTAAAGAAGTGCCGTCCGGAATAAGAAGGATCACATTTTTCACCTTTTTCTC of the Chryseobacterium aureum genome contains:
- a CDS encoding putative sugar nucleotidyl transferase, whose translation is MQLVFSDAQYWEDFLPLTFTRPIAAMRCGILTFSERWQKILDNTEVSYFTEMYLQDKFKSPEEKESLFLVPNFLPTETVIQQIKDLKLGEALVYEDELIAAKINMKGFSLNQIEKMTDIKEDLVFFKRPKDLFSYNHHAIDFDFDLLTKGRTSQELSSTNGFLGDKKDLFIEEGAYVEFSTINTKTGKIYIGKNTEVMEGCHLRGPIALCDDSKFNLGAKIYGATTIGPHCKVGGEVNNIIIFGYSSKGHEGFVGNSVIGEWCNFGADTNSSNMKNNYGNVKFWSYRTKAFEDTGLQFAGMIVGDHSKTAINTQLNTGTVIGVASNIFKPGFPPNLVENFSWGGLKDDERFKLDKVYEVAERAMARRKVALTEQDKAILKHIFDTY
- a CDS encoding type B 50S ribosomal protein L31; its protein translation is MKNGIHPENYRLVVFKDMSNDEVFLCKSTAETKDTIEYEGQEYPLIKMEISSTSHPFYTGKVKLVDTAGRVDKFMNKYKKFAK
- a CDS encoding nucleotide pyrophosphohydrolase encodes the protein MEITQLQQQVDEWIKTIGVRYFNELTNMAMLTEEVGEVARIIARRYGEQSEKESDKTKDLGEELADVLFVTLCLANQTGVNLQDAFDRKMKIKTDRDKDRHQNNEKLK
- a CDS encoding 3-phosphoshikimate 1-carboxyvinyltransferase; this translates as MKLEKSKLVSDKTVQISGSKSISNRLLILESLFSNIKIGNLSNSQDTQLLKKALSEDTEVVDIHHAGTAMRFLTSYYSIQEGKTTVLTGSGRMKERPIKNLVTALRDLGVDIEYMENEGFPPLKITGRKITQTLVNVPASISSQFITSLLLIAGKLENGLVINLVGDVTSRSYIEMTLDILTRFGIQSSFEGNSIKVEPFAAGNNTDPIHYEVESDWSSASYFYSICALGRKPIHLKSFYKASTQGDSAIADIYEKFFGIKTIFSENEHKLTLEPQPGFSFPEKIVLDMNNCPDIAQTLCVTAAALKIPFDISGLGTLRVKETDRLLALYNELKKLGTETEITDLTIQSISFGEPQDDISIKTYQDHRMAMSFAPFCLIKELNIEDEDVVEKSYPVFWKDLESILTH
- a CDS encoding phosphatidylinositol-specific phospholipase C, translating into MTTITLGVVTASIFFSCSNDSLMERDSNENNGASLAKVNSRTLLAPIEMNSWMSGLQDNISLSKISIPGTHDSGARVDAPVVSGTAKTQDLSIAEQLNAGVRFLDIRCRHIDNAFTIHHGAIYQNLNFDDVLNACYTFLNSHPSETIIMSVKEEYDASNTTRSFEQTFDSYVQKNPSKWDLGSNIPTLGAVRGKIKLLRRFSSGATKGINASPWADNTTFDINNSGVQLKVQDYYKVTNNDDKWNGISSLLNEAKNDSNGKLFVNFTSGYKPGIFGIPSIPTVSNSINPRLKTFFQTNTHGSFGIMPIDFVNAELSELIVKTNF
- a CDS encoding alkaline phosphatase, which encodes MKLSKIVAVAALAVFSENQAQNYLHYNVGNAHSHNDYMQEIPFWQAYYANFGSIEADVFLVKGKLWVAHTEKELSADRTLENLYLDNISKQIKLNNGNIYPDAGEKLQLLIDIKQDYKTSLAALVSTLKKYPEITGNSGIKIVITGGKPQPSEFNNYPDYLFFDGDLEKNYEADQLKRIGMFSADLPGLVKWNGKGIPRDEETQKIKTAVNKAHAQQKPIRFYGAPDFPNAWVNLMDLGVDYINTDHIPDLKKFINAIPKNFYKNTKEYATYTPTYQSDGIEKKVKNVILLIPDGTSLPQYYAAFTANKGKLNVFNMKFTGLSKTNSSNAYITDSAPGSTAFATGVKTKNTFVGVDNMGKALAQIPDIIAEKGMTSGLISTGDVTDATPADFYAHSDNRNSSEPILKDFAASKTKILIGGPTSGLSQENIQKFKEAKIDLYQDLKSVMKINNRTVVIDPMASQRITNGRGNWLADAFDLTLNDLKNNKKGFFMMIEASQTDGGGHSNNIEQLVTELLDFDHVVGKAMKFADENKETLVIVVGDHETGGLTLLDGSLKEGWVFGNFSTNDHTSIPSSVFAYGPNSKEFTGLFENTEIFNKILAAYGIQK